From a region of the Octopus sinensis linkage group LG18, ASM634580v1, whole genome shotgun sequence genome:
- the LOC118767007 gene encoding short-chain collagen C4-like, with protein MLFAAYTSSSNIGPSYSALVSRGSLLDLLCCPETVNIVLPSKTNRVISKKSCDDKPDDTPKPGPGSLYTRWGRTTCPTNSSLVYDGLAGGEWFDNAGGGSNLLCLPNDPIWANYTTEHEGGSWIHGTEYQLEHYTTNKLFSFANAKSLHDHDVPCAVCLTRQPAVVMMLPARTKCYPGWTIEYSGYLMTEGSGNKGRHEYVCVDYAPEADPAGYKNENGAVLYFVQASCGSLPCPPYFHGQELTCVVCSKH; from the exons ATGCTGTTTGCTGCTTATACTTCCAGCAGCAACATTGGTCCTTCATATTCAGCCTTAGTTTCAAGAG gttcccttcttgatctgctttGTTGTCCTGAGACCGTCAATATTGTGCTCCCATcaaaaacg AACCGtgtcatctccaagaaatcttgtgacgataaacctgatgacaccccaa aacccggtcccggatcattgtatacccggtggggcagaacTACTTGTCCTACTAATTCAAgccttgtatatgacg GTTTGGCTGGTGGAGAATGGTTCGACAACGcaggtggcggaagtaatctcttatgtctacccaacgaccccatttgggccaattatactaCAGAACATGAAGGTGGAAGTTGGATTCATGGCACTGAATATCAACTGGAACACTACACAACTAACAAACTCTTTTCCTTTGCTAACGCTAAATCGCTTCATGATCACGACGTTCCatgcgctgtctgtttgacacgacaacctgctgttgttatgatgttaccagccaggacaaagTGTTACCCTGGTTGGACGATTGagtattcaggatatttgatgaCCGAAGGTTCTGGTAATAAGGgcagacatgaatatgtgtgtgtggactatgcaccagaagctgatccagcaggttacaaaaacgaaaatggagctgtattatatttcgttcaggcttcttgtggttcattgccatgtccaccgtatttccatggtcaagaattaacctgcgttgtgtgcagtaaacattga